A DNA window from Macadamia integrifolia cultivar HAES 741 chromosome 4, SCU_Mint_v3, whole genome shotgun sequence contains the following coding sequences:
- the LOC122076101 gene encoding ubiquitin carboxyl-terminal hydrolase 16-like has protein sequence MLVSRDLGFTGLILVFFFFVVVPGFGLGFFVRRKWKLAVARREEIKRLVVLASEEAARAELEASIEYGAAVSVAREFQCAVCYCPTTTRCSRCKAVRYC, from the exons ATGCTTGTTTCCAGGGATCTAGGGTTTACGGGCCTGAtcctggtcttcttcttcttcgtcgtgGTTCCAGGCTTCGGCCTCGGTTTTTTCGTCCGTCGGAAATGGAAGCTTGCGGTTGCCAGGAGGGAGGAGATCAAGAGACTTGTCGTTTTGGCATCCGAAGAGGCCGCTAGGGCTGAGCTCGAGGCTTCGATTGAGTACGGCGCCGCCGTTTCCGTTGCTCGGGAGTTTCAGTGCGCCGTCTGTTATTGCCCCACCACCACGCGTTGCTCTCGTTGCAAGGCCGTGAGATATTG TTAA